A window of Sodalis praecaptivus genomic DNA:
CTTCCTGGGTCTTAGTGAAAAAACGCGCTATTATCAGGCATCCACTTCGGAACTTTTCGGTTTGGTGTGCGAACCGCGACAAAAAGAGACCACGCCTTTCTATCCCCGCAGCCCTTATGCCGTGGCGAAAATGTACGCCTATTGGATTACGGTAAACTACCGGGAAGCGTACGGTATTTATGCCTGTAACGGTATTTTGTTTAATCATGAATCGCCACGTCGCGGCGAAACTTTCGTTACCCGTAAAATCACGCGCGGTCTGGCAAGTATCGCTCACGGGCTGGAAAAGTGCCTGTATATGGGCAACCTTGGCGCCCTGCGCGACTGGGGCCACGCGCGCGACTACGTCCGCATGCAATGGATGATGCTGCAACAGGATAAACCCGAGGATTTTGTTATCGCTACCGGTAACCAGTATAGCGTCCGTGAATTCATTACCATGGCGGCGCGGGAGCTGGGTATTGACGTTGTTTTTGAAGGTCAGGGTATCAATGAGAAGGCCTTCGTCAGTAAAATTACCGGCGATCTTGCTCCCTCATTACGCGTCGGCGATGTCATTGTGGAGGTGGACGAACGCTATTTCCGGCCGACCGAAGTAGACACCCTCCTGGGCGATCCCAGCTACGCGCAGCAGCGGCTCGGTTGGAAACCCGAAATCAGCCTCCAGCAATTAATTGCAGAAATGGTGGAACACGACCTCCAGGCCACACGCCAGCACAGTTTACTCAAGTCTCACGGTTACGCCGTTTGCCATAGCATCGAATAACGTCTGAAAGCGGGTCTTTCCGGCAACATTAAAAAATCAATGATTATTATCACATGCTAACCGATCTGATCATGGCGTTAAAAAAGCCGCAAATCTGGAGCGTGCTTTCTTGGTTTGATATTAAACAACGTTATAAGCGCTCCGTTCTTGGGCCATTTTGGGTAACTTTAAGCACCGGCGTCCTGGTGGGAATGTTAAGCGTATTATGGTCCACGCTTTTCAAATTGGATGTTCGCGATTATTTACCTTTCTTTTCCATAGGGCAGGTCGTCTGGACCTATATATCGTTGCAACTTACGGAAGCTTGCAATGGATTTGTGCAATTCGACTATATTATCAAACAAAGCAGCACCTCTTTTTGCTCACTGATCTTGCGTATCTTGAGCCGAAACGTCATCGTTTTTGCGCACAATTTCATTATCATCGCGTTGGTTATCACACTCGTGGGCCCA
This region includes:
- the gmd gene encoding GDP-mannose 4,6-dehydratase, with protein sequence MIPSGVILNKKVALITGITGQDGSYLAEFLLNKGYEVHGIKRRCSQFNTQRIEHIFQTSHDNNATLKLHHGDLSDTSNLTRILAEVQPDEVYNLGAQSHVAVSFDSPEYTADVDAIGALRLLEAIRFLGLSEKTRYYQASTSELFGLVCEPRQKETTPFYPRSPYAVAKMYAYWITVNYREAYGIYACNGILFNHESPRRGETFVTRKITRGLASIAHGLEKCLYMGNLGALRDWGHARDYVRMQWMMLQQDKPEDFVIATGNQYSVREFITMAARELGIDVVFEGQGINEKAFVSKITGDLAPSLRVGDVIVEVDERYFRPTEVDTLLGDPSYAQQRLGWKPEISLQQLIAEMVEHDLQATRQHSLLKSHGYAVCHSIE
- a CDS encoding ABC transporter permease, whose product is MLTDLIMALKKPQIWSVLSWFDIKQRYKRSVLGPFWVTLSTGVLVGMLSVLWSTLFKLDVRDYLPFFSIGQVVWTYISLQLTEACNGFVQFDYIIKQSSTSFCSLILRILSRNVIVFAHNFIIIALVITLVGPGWHWRMLWFLPGLFILTTSLFFCSIILAIICTRFRDVLMIMQNLLIIAFYFTPIMWKTEQVPAAMLHYINYNPLVYYFNIIRPPLLGVMPDAHSLSVALIITVILFLLAMLLLDRTRRRIAYWL